cctcatcttCTTCATACCCGTGTCCTGCAGGTATGCCCACTTGCTTGCTGTGCACGTGCCTTGGTGGTTCGGTCTACTGTGATGACTTGAAGCTGGATAGTGTACCACCTCTTCCCAAAGACACCACTCACTTCTATGCCCGCTACAACAGAATCACCAAGATCAACAAGTCCGACTTCGCCTTCATGAgtatgtttcctgtttttactgaaaatatATGAGTAGTAGAGCGAGGAACTAAACGTAGAGGGGAATGTCAGGCAATTAATCGTGCCCTTAATTTTGACTGATGCTGGAGTGAGTTGTCACCAATATCAGCATTTCAGACTGTGTTTATTCACCTCCTTGCAGACAAGCTGAAGAGGATCGACTTAACTGCCAACGAGATAACGTCCATTGATGAGAAGGCGTTTTTGGGTCTGCCTGcgctggaggagctggtggtTCGAGAAAACCACATCTCACAGCTGCCTGCTCTCCCAGAGACCATGAGCCTGATCGATGCCAGCCATAACAACATTGGCAGCAAGGGTATTCACAAAGAGGCGTTCAAAGTATGTACACCTTCCACACTTAGAATTAGTGAACACAGTCAAGCCCAACCAATAAAGGTTGATATTAGCTTGTACAAGATATATCACATTCCATGTTTAAGTTTGTTGTTACTGAACTAATTTATAAAGACATATTGTCATATCAAAAATGTTTAtattatgtaaaatgtaaaatagttGATAGACCATAAACTGCTTTAGTGCTTTTAGTGGTGGATTGcacattttacctttatatACTTTCAGAGTAATATTGCGATATTGCTATTCTGTCCATGACTTAATCCATGACTAAAGGTAGTAATTTATCTTTAATTCCTTTAAGTTTCTTTCACAACAGTGACACAACAAAGACTGAGCCActaatgattgattgattcttCTCTCATTGCATCCAGGATATGACTAGCCTGCTGTACCTGTACCTAACAGACAACCACATTGATTACATCCCCGTGCCTCTACCAGACAGCCTGCGATCTCTACACCTACAGGTATAACTGCATGAAAcgctgaaagtgaaatgctgagAGCATAAAGAAGGTCCTTTGCATTCTTGGGTTTAAAACATTTCTGGTTCTAATTTGATGTGACAATCTGGAGTAAATGAgtacaggtgttttcacttgtggtctgattagacctctgctcaTGTTGAAGTGGGTGGAGTTCAGATGATCTCACCAAACTtcaagaacaaataaaagaatgagAAATGTGTGACTTCCCCCACCCTCACAGGTGCAACAAAATTGATAAAAAAGTGTCAGTTACAagcacacagacccacacagtcctgacaAGCAGTCTGGTTAGGCAAAGTAATGGAAAACACCTCCGTGGGAGGACCACTGTTGTGCACAGTCAAGCTACAAGCTCGTTGAGCAGCTCATGAAAACAGAAGTATTTATGGCTTCTGGAATATCAAACTTATTAACATCCAACCCTATGAAATTTGAATCCTTTCAAATTATCTTAGAGTATCTATTTGGGTTTTGCTTtcaacaaatcaaaataaaaaagttacATGTAGCTTAATTAAAACTTAAAGATTCACAGTCAAACAACTAAAAGTTTTACCACAGCAATGATATGTTTGATGCCTAGTTTAATGACTTCCCTTATTCCAGATATTCTTGCTAACCCAGCACCAAACACTCCTCTGAGAATACCACCTGACAGTAAACACTGTAACCGGACAGTAGTTAAAACATTTAGGACATTTAGCTTAATCTCATTATCttgcctcctctgtctcccatTGCAGCGTAACAATATTCAAATGATGCACGAGGACACGTTCTGCAACCTGAGAGATTTCAACTACATCAGGAACGCACTGGAGGACATCCGTCTGGACGGCAACCCCATCAATCTCAGCAGGACCCCGCAGGCCTACATCTGCCTGCCCCGTATACCCATCGGGGATCTCATTtaaccacacagacacaatacCTACACTCTTGCACACTGACTCCCACAAATAcaaccacatgcacacatctttGTAcatattgacacacacacaaccacacacgcagacatgcaCACCATTTATCACCTCCTCAAACTATCGATTCATTACAACAATGTATTGCAAAACTGTCataaatgctgctgatgtgttCTACAGATCAGTCAAACTCTATGTGGAAACTTACGTTTCGTGaacatccacaaacacataaaGTGTGAGTCAGATTCTGGTGATCAAGCACATATACACTGCTCCGCTGCAACTTCTTCCAGCAGTTCAGATTTTCATGCCAGgtgtaacacaaacacacacaaacacacacacactgaaacagtcaCACTCTCATTCCCTCGCCCACcaaaatgcatgtgcacacacatacaaatacacacacatacaagaacTTTCTCAAAAGCCAAACTGTTCCACAACTTGATTAAGAGTAAAACAATAGGTGACATTCGGAGAAATCAGTTTATTAAAAACCCTCAGTATGTTTCCGCTCAGTGTCTGTTCATGACTGGCAAGAAAGAACAACCAGTAATattgtttaaatatgtttgttttgtaaaaataaaaaataatattaatattaatgacAAATCTAACACTTTTGGAAATGTATACTAGCATAAACTTATTGAAGCTGGAGCTTAATGAAAGGTAAATTGAGTATCTAATGCAATAAAAGACGCATTTAAACACAATCATCTGTTGTAAAGTCTGTACtgtaatataaaaatatatattctgaaaaaaaaaagattttttacaTGAACTGCAATATTTGGTATATAACATTTCAAAAAGTGATGTTTTAACCGTGCACAATAGCATAAACCAAAGACTCTAATGTCTGGAGTCGATCAAATAAAGACTATTGTTTGATTTGGGAGGGGGGGGTTGTTGATTTTGATTGTGGATGGGGTTAAGAATAATGCTAATAGCTTGCTATTGTGTGCTCTGTATGGAATAACCACAAGTGAATAAAGTTGTTTTGAAGACCTCTCCGAACTGGGAGTGGCTCAACGTTTTTATTGACAACTTGTAGGTTAGTATAATGTGCATTATGCGCAGATGCAGCCAAGGTGGAAACAActaagaaatatatatatatatatatatatatatatatatatatatatacatatcttttaaaaaagttttttcgGGGAAGTTTTTGTGCAGTAAAACCCAAGGAATCAAAAATGTTCAATCAGTTTTTCAAACAGGTTGAGGAAGCGCTCCTTCCTGTCCATGACGTCTGAGTCTTTCACCTTGCTGCAGTCCCCTGTAACCTCCTCAGTCTTTTCTTTGACCTCACAAAGTCTCTCCAGCCTGGCTTTCTCTCGCTCCAGAGCCAGCCGCTCCCTGCTCAgagcctctctgtctttctccaccatccccctctccctctccatcactgccttttctctctccatcgtcgccctctccctctccagcaaAGCTCGGTCTCGGTCCAGAGCGGCGTTCTCCCTGTCCAGCaccactctctccctctgcagcaccaGCCGCTCCCTGTCCATCACCTGTTTCTCCCTGTCCATCACCTGCTTCTCCCTTTCCATCACCTGTCTTTGGCTATCCAGCGTGTTTCTCTCGTCATCCACCTCTTGCATGATGCAGTCTATCTCTTGGCTTCCCTCCTGcaccgcctcctcctccccatcctCATCTCTGTTTTGGGAAACCTCGATCTCTGGCCCGTCTACTAATGAAGCCGTACTGGAGTTTATCACCATGGACACCTTCCTCGTCTTGGGTCTGGAGATGGGTAAGAAACCGCTGCTGTCTTTGTCGTTGGAGAAGACTTTGAGGATGGGGGCGCTGCCTTCCAGCCGACCCTCCATGGCGTCGTCCATCAGACTGAAATAAGGCCAGACCTCAGGAAACACTTTCACACCGTCGGGAGGGCTCTTTAGCTCctgaggaagcagagagagggaaacaaaTCAAGAAGGAAATTTGTCAAAATGcttgaaaaagtgaaattacCAAAAAAGAGCACCTTGTatcttttcttcatgttttccCATTTTTTGGATGCTTGACTATGGGTCATCTTGTGTTGCAAGCCCATATGTCTCAGGATGGTTCTGAAAATATAATCATCATCaacaaaaaggacagaaaaagaccaAAGTTTTTAAATTAATATCAACAATTAACAAATTCAGCACCACTAGAAAAGGTTGAGCAgaaaatttaaatattaaaggtatgagagagaaaaacagatacCGCTGTAGTGTAAAACCTCCTGAGAGAGACAAATCTGAATAGAAAATATCCCATTATGGTACTTAGACCCTTTTCTATTTTCACACAGTAACGCCACAACTTGCTGGCATACCTCCATGCCCACATCGAAGTATTTCTCCTTCCAGAAAAGAGGTAATTATTTGAAACCCTCAGCTTCACAAAGGCTTCAATTTCCTTTGAATTCActaagagagagacagagacagaaaaaaagttaatttgaaatataatacatatatatgtaataCATATATTCAATATTGGTTGCTATTTAATGTGCAGACTCTATCCGCCTATTGTGACCTCAATTTCCCagttttttcaaaattcactgGGATCTTCCCctttcaaacaaaatgaaatgaaacaaagtcaTGTACAGAATacttgggtttttgtctttttaattcaaCTGAGAAATTAACAATATCTTATCTTTCAAGGAGTTCACCCATTCAGACGAATTTTACAACAGGTGTTAAAAAACAACTAATTGGCTGTCGGTATTAACTTAGTTTGATGTAGTCTTTGGTTTGTTTATGCACAACTTTTAGTCtacacaacaaatacaacttACATTACCAGCGGGAGCAGCTTGAAAATGTTGACTAACTACATCCACTTTTTATTCTTATATGAAAGCGTGCTTAGAGGGTACTTTCACTGTGAAGCCTACTTGCTAGGTGCCCTAGCTAACTGCAATCAGCCTAAACTATGTAAatgctagctagttagcttgaataaaacatgacatttccTGTTGTCTGTACTTACTTTTATATGTGAACTCCAAGGGGGTGACTTTATCATAAGTGGAGTTCGTGTAATCGTGATCCTTGaattccatttttattttattttgcgTTCTTCGTTTTAGCCTTTTTATCAAGTGCCCTTCGTAGGAAAAGACTGCTCGCTCGTTCCTCCTTCAGAGGGACcctatcttcttcttcttgtcttgcTTTTAAGA
This region of Chelmon rostratus isolate fCheRos1 chromosome 22, fCheRos1.pri, whole genome shotgun sequence genomic DNA includes:
- the si:dkeyp-38g8.5 gene encoding myb/SANT-like DNA-binding domain-containing protein 4 isoform X2 translates to MEELKSPPDGVKVFPEVWPYFSLMDDAMEGRLEGSAPILKVFSNDKDSSGFLPISRPKTRKVSMVINSSTASLVDGPEIEVSQNRDEDGEEEAVQEGSQEIDCIMQEVDDERNTLDSQRQVMEREKQVMDREKQVMDRERLVLQRERVVLDRENAALDRDRALLERERATMEREKAVMERERGMVEKDREALSRERLALEREKARLERLCEVKEKTEEVTGDCSKVKDSDVMDRKERFLNLFEKLIEHF
- the si:dkeyp-38g8.5 gene encoding uncharacterized protein si:dkeyp-38g8.5 isoform X1 produces the protein MEFKDHDYTNSTYDKVTPLEFTYKMNSKEIEAFVKLRVSNNYLFSGRRNTSMWAWRTILRHMGLQHKMTHSQASKKWENMKKRYKELKSPPDGVKVFPEVWPYFSLMDDAMEGRLEGSAPILKVFSNDKDSSGFLPISRPKTRKVSMVINSSTASLVDGPEIEVSQNRDEDGEEEAVQEGSQEIDCIMQEVDDERNTLDSQRQVMEREKQVMDREKQVMDRERLVLQRERVVLDRENAALDRDRALLERERATMEREKAVMERERGMVEKDREALSRERLALEREKARLERLCEVKEKTEEVTGDCSKVKDSDVMDRKERFLNLFEKLIEHF